One region of Candidatus Paceibacterota bacterium genomic DNA includes:
- a CDS encoding YdcF family protein, which produces MEPNEACWGLLRRRQCLVPTWRGWLVLALNVAVLGCIVICGAHRFLAVTEPAPGGVLVVEGWSPDIVLRMAVAEFRQNHYTKLCVTGLPVEQGTLLTDYTNYAHVGVAVLLKLGLSTNEVQALPCTDVQRDRTYNTAVCLKHWLREQGLVRTRVNLITVGPHARRSRLVFEKALGRGVTVGIQAAPVIGYDPARWWQSSAGVRHVTGELIAYAYARLLFHPPAE; this is translated from the coding sequence ACGTGGCGCGGTTGGCTTGTCCTGGCGCTGAACGTCGCTGTCCTGGGCTGTATTGTCATCTGCGGCGCACACCGGTTCCTGGCAGTCACCGAGCCGGCTCCGGGCGGTGTGTTGGTGGTCGAGGGCTGGTCGCCCGACATTGTGCTGAGAATGGCCGTGGCGGAATTCAGACAGAACCACTACACGAAGCTTTGCGTCACCGGCCTTCCCGTGGAACAGGGGACACTGCTGACCGATTACACCAACTATGCACATGTCGGCGTCGCCGTTCTGTTGAAGCTCGGCTTGAGCACCAACGAAGTCCAGGCCTTGCCTTGTACCGATGTTCAGCGCGACCGCACTTACAACACGGCGGTTTGCTTGAAACACTGGTTGCGCGAGCAGGGTCTTGTGCGGACCCGGGTCAATCTGATCACCGTGGGCCCGCACGCCCGCCGCTCCCGTCTGGTGTTCGAGAAGGCGTTGGGCCGGGGCGTAACGGTTGGAATCCAGGCCGCTCCGGTCATTGGCTACGATCCAGCGCGCTGGTGGCAGTCCAGCGCCGGGGTGCGCCACGTGACCGGCGAACTCATCGCCTACGCTTACGCGCGCCTGCTCTTCCACCCACCCGCGGAATAA
- a CDS encoding GAF domain-containing protein, with amino-acid sequence MSGELANLKARYERLNLLYQVGNVIHTTLDPQEALRLMLHQAVRQMSAASGSVVLINPTNGLLEIQASEGLPPDASALRLRVGQGITGWVARTGKPARVGDVTKDPRYVMLRREVRSELAVPLEVRGEVRGVLNVDADRVEAFSAEDQELLEALAVQASRVIHNTWLYEQLRLKAHLFESLAGVSQSINSSLGLEDVLRVVTREACALMRVKLASLMLLDESREWLELRASCGAGEAYVKRPRLSVEESLLGIVVRRKKPLQVENVQVSSLYQSVEVARHEGLVALLSVPLLYGGQAIGTLSVYSGVPYTFSNEEIRILSALAELSAIAIEKARLYERVVDVEEHLRRNEKLSALGLLAAEVAHEIRNPLTVLKMLYHSLDLQFPAGDPRAQDARIIDEKLGQLNRIVERILDFARTTEPTLEPVNLGRLIEELGLLVRHKLKHQRIRWTQQFEPDLPAVPGAATQLEQAFLNLILNAAEAMPEGGALTIKARAVRVPRNTPQPTHVAVDFQDTGPGMSEDQRRRAFSSVLSTTKDKGTGLGLAIVARIVEAHRGRLKIRSRPSHGTTVSVVLPLQARQSELHHEP; translated from the coding sequence ATGAGCGGCGAGTTGGCCAATCTCAAGGCGCGCTACGAGCGGCTGAACCTGCTCTACCAGGTTGGCAACGTCATCCATACCACGCTCGATCCGCAGGAGGCGCTGCGATTGATGTTGCATCAAGCCGTGCGCCAAATGAGCGCGGCCAGCGGCTCGGTTGTGCTGATCAACCCGACGAACGGCCTGCTGGAAATCCAGGCGTCCGAAGGATTGCCTCCCGATGCGTCCGCTCTCAGGCTGCGCGTCGGCCAGGGTATCACCGGCTGGGTCGCGCGCACGGGCAAGCCGGCGCGCGTGGGAGATGTGACCAAGGACCCGCGGTATGTCATGCTGCGCCGGGAAGTGCGCTCGGAGCTCGCGGTGCCGTTGGAGGTCCGGGGCGAAGTCCGGGGGGTGCTGAATGTGGACGCGGACCGGGTCGAGGCGTTCAGCGCGGAAGATCAGGAGTTGCTGGAGGCGCTGGCGGTGCAGGCATCGCGGGTGATTCACAATACCTGGCTCTATGAGCAACTGCGGCTCAAGGCGCACCTGTTTGAATCGCTGGCCGGCGTCAGCCAGAGCATTAATTCCTCGCTGGGCCTGGAGGATGTGCTGCGCGTCGTCACGCGCGAGGCGTGCGCGCTGATGCGGGTCAAGCTGGCGTCGCTGATGCTGTTGGACGAAAGCCGCGAGTGGCTCGAGCTGCGGGCCAGCTGCGGGGCCGGGGAGGCGTATGTCAAACGACCGCGGCTGAGTGTGGAGGAGAGCCTGCTGGGGATCGTGGTGCGGCGGAAGAAGCCGCTGCAAGTCGAGAACGTCCAGGTGTCGAGCCTTTATCAGAGCGTGGAGGTGGCGCGACACGAGGGACTGGTGGCGCTCCTGAGCGTGCCCCTGCTCTACGGCGGGCAGGCGATCGGCACGCTCAGCGTCTATAGCGGCGTTCCTTACACCTTCTCGAACGAGGAGATTCGCATCCTGTCGGCGCTGGCGGAGTTGTCGGCAATCGCCATTGAGAAGGCGCGCCTCTACGAGCGGGTGGTGGATGTGGAGGAGCACTTGCGGCGAAATGAGAAGCTTTCGGCGCTGGGCCTGCTCGCGGCCGAAGTGGCGCACGAGATCCGCAACCCGCTGACGGTGCTCAAGATGCTCTACCACTCGCTGGATCTGCAGTTTCCCGCCGGGGACCCGCGAGCTCAGGATGCGCGCATTATTGACGAGAAGCTCGGACAATTGAACCGGATCGTGGAGCGCATCCTGGATTTCGCCCGCACGACGGAGCCAACGTTGGAACCGGTGAACCTGGGGCGGTTGATCGAAGAACTGGGGCTGCTGGTCCGGCACAAGCTCAAGCACCAGCGCATCCGGTGGACGCAACAGTTCGAGCCCGATTTGCCCGCGGTGCCGGGCGCGGCGACGCAATTGGAGCAGGCGTTTCTCAACCTGATCCTCAACGCGGCGGAGGCTATGCCGGAAGGCGGCGCGCTGACCATCAAAGCGCGGGCGGTGCGGGTGCCGCGCAACACCCCGCAACCGACACACGTGGCGGTGGACTTTCAGGACACCGGCCCGGGGATGAGCGAGGACCAGCGGCGGCGCGCGTTCAGCTCGGTCCTGAGCACGACAAAGGACAAGGGTACCGGGCTGGGTTTGGCCATTGTGGCCCGCATCGTCGAGGCGCACCGCGGGCGCTTGAAGATACGGTCGCGGCCAAGTCATGGAACGACGGTCAGCGTGGTCCTGCCGCTCCAGGCCCGCCAAAGCGAGCTTCACCACGAACCCTGA
- a CDS encoding LptF/LptG family permease gives MRLLDRYLLRELFAPLGYCLCGFLLFWITSDLFVELDGFQKRGLRALDIAEYYLVILPEFLVLVLPIGLLLALLYALTNHARHQEITAIRAAGVSLWRLSLPYLGVGLLASLALFAANEFWVPQSQERTKEILKRRQAPDPNAPGPNEYRNLFFENTRDGHRWRIGVFNSETGEMIEPGVYPTQRDGAKPWELRAERARRVDGLWTFYNVLVLKETADTNAPPVPSLRTNVLVVPEFTETLEEINSEIKIRESMTLRAAKKADVPIKDLVNYLRLHPRPARSDWYWLHTKLEGRLAAPWTCVVVVLIAIPFGVAGGRRNVYVGVASSIVICFIYFVLQQVGLALGTSGRIEPWLAAWFPNLSFALTGLLMTARVR, from the coding sequence ATGCGGCTGCTTGACCGGTATTTATTGCGCGAACTGTTCGCCCCGCTGGGGTATTGCCTGTGCGGCTTCCTGCTGTTCTGGATCACCTCTGACTTGTTTGTCGAGTTGGACGGTTTCCAGAAGCGGGGATTGAGGGCGCTGGACATCGCGGAGTATTACCTGGTGATCCTGCCGGAGTTCCTGGTGCTGGTGCTGCCGATCGGGCTGTTGCTGGCGCTGCTCTACGCACTGACGAACCACGCGCGTCACCAGGAAATCACCGCGATCCGCGCCGCGGGCGTGAGTTTGTGGCGGCTGTCGCTGCCGTACCTGGGGGTGGGTCTCCTGGCGAGCCTGGCCTTGTTCGCGGCGAATGAGTTCTGGGTGCCGCAGAGCCAGGAGCGCACGAAGGAGATTCTGAAACGGCGCCAGGCGCCGGACCCCAACGCCCCGGGCCCGAATGAATACCGCAACCTGTTCTTCGAGAACACGCGCGACGGCCATCGCTGGCGCATTGGCGTGTTCAATTCCGAGACCGGCGAGATGATCGAGCCGGGGGTGTATCCCACCCAGCGCGACGGCGCCAAACCCTGGGAGCTGCGGGCCGAGCGGGCGCGGCGGGTGGACGGCTTGTGGACTTTTTACAACGTGCTGGTGCTCAAGGAAACGGCGGATACCAACGCGCCCCCGGTGCCGTCGCTCCGGACCAACGTGCTGGTCGTCCCTGAATTCACGGAAACGCTCGAGGAGATCAACAGTGAGATCAAGATCCGGGAGAGCATGACGCTGCGCGCGGCCAAGAAGGCCGACGTGCCAATCAAGGACCTTGTGAATTACCTGCGGTTGCATCCCCGTCCGGCGCGGTCGGACTGGTATTGGCTGCACACAAAGCTGGAGGGGCGGCTGGCGGCCCCGTGGACCTGCGTGGTGGTAGTGCTGATCGCGATCCCGTTCGGGGTGGCCGGGGGGCGGCGCAACGTGTATGTGGGGGTGGCCAGCAGCATCGTGATCTGTTTTATCTATTTTGTGTTGCAGCAGGTTGGGCTGGCCCTGGGAACCAGCGGGCGCATCGAGCCGTGGCTGGCCGCGTGGTTCCCCAATTTGTCGTTTGCCCTGACGGGCCTGCTGATGACGGCCCGGGTCAGATGA